The Halomonas elongata DSM 2581 DNA segment TACCGGCTCCAATCTCTCTCGCTCGAACTGATTCCCGTTGCGGCGTACCCGCACGAGCCACTGTCGACCGCCCTTGTCCGCCACCGGGGCGATCATGACACCGCCATCGGCCAGTTGGGCCAGCAACGGCATGGGCATCTCGCTGGCGCAGGCCGTCAGCAGGATGACATCGAAGGGGGCCGCCTCGGGCCAGCCGTGTCCTCCATCGGCCAGTCGCAACTGGACATTGTCCGCTGCGAGCAAGCGCAGCCGTTCGCCGGCACGGCGGTGCAGTGCATTGATTCGCTCCACCGACCAGAGTTCCTCGACCAGCCGTGCCAATATCAGTGTCTGGTAGCCGGAGCCGGTGCCGACTTCCAGCACCCGACTCGGCTCGGCCTGGACGACCAGCTCGCTCATGCGCGCCACGATCCAGGGGCGCGACAGGGTCTGGCCGTGGCCGATGGGCAGGGACGTATCCTCGTAGGCGCGGTGGGACAGCGCCTCATCGAGGAAGAGATGACGCGGTGCCCGGGTCATCACCTCCAGCACACGCTGATCGCGGATGCCCTGGTAGGCCAGGCGCTCCACCATGCGGTTCCGGGTCCGCTGCGAGGTCATGCCGATCCCCTGCAGCAGAGCGGGGCGAAAATCAGGTGAGTGCATTCAGCCAGTCCTGCACGTCGTCGCGCGCTGCATGCCGGGTCAGGTCAGTCTGCAGCGGCGTAATGGACACGAAGCCGGCCTCCACGGCGGCGAAATCGGTATCCGGGCCATCATCGGCGTTCTCGCCCACCGGAGCAATCCAGTAACGCTTGTGGCCCCGCGGATCTTCCACTTCCAGGGGACGAGCCGCCGGCCCCCGGTAACCCATTCGGGTCACCCGGAAGCCACGCAGCTCCTCCCAGGCCAGGTCGGGCACGTTGACGTTCAGCAGGCTGCGGGGCGGCAACGAGAGCTGATCGGCGGCACCGACCAGGCTCGCCGCCACCCGACCGGCCGTATCGAAGTGATGGCGCCCCACCAGCGACATGGCAATGGCCGTCATGCCCAGGTTGCGACCTTCCATGGCCGCCGCGACGGTGCCGGAATAGAGCACGTCGTCACCGAGGTTGCCGCCATGGTTGATGCCGGAAATCACCAGGTCCGGACGCTCCGCCCAGACGCCGTTGACCCCCAGGTAGACACAGTCCGCCGGCGTGCCGTCGACGCTGTAGAAGCCGTTCTCCAGGGCGGACAGCGCCAGCGGCCGCGTCAGGGTCAGCGAATTGCTGGCACCGCTCTTGTCGCGGTCGGGCGCCACCACGCGCAGGCGGGCGTGCGAGACCAGTGCATCGTGCAGCGCCCTCAGGCCAGGGGCATGGACACCATCATCATTGGACAGCAGCAGTCGGCGCATCCGAAGCTCCTCGTTCGTCGTCCCCGGACGGGGACGGCTGGAAATTCAGGGTCGGGTGATCGATCAGTTCGCGCAATACCGAGGTGGCATAGGCCCCGGGCGGCAACTCGAATGACAGCCATATCGCCCCTTCGGCATCACGCTCGAGGCCTGGAGAGGCTAGACGCAGACGCAAGGGACGCCGTGCCATGCGTGCCCCGGCGCGTTCCAGGCCCTCGCAGAGCGGCTGGTGCGCCGCAAGCGCATCGCGCTCGAACGCCAGGGCCGCCTCCCGGGCCACCGATTCGCCGCATCCCCACAGCACCCCGCTGGGGTGGATATCCAGGCGCGCCGCCCTGTCGCGCAACTCTTCGTCGAGCCGTTCGATGACGAACTGGCTGCTCGAGCCCTCCAGGATCACGGCCTCGCCCTCGAGCGGCGAGCCCCATGAATCCCGCTCGATGCGCGCCGCCAGTTGAACGTTGAACAGATAGCTGCGCGCCGCCGAGAGCAGCATCCCCTGGGGGTCGTCACGCTTTCGCCAGCCGCGCGCCAGCAGCGATGCCGCCCGGTGCAGGTTGCGGCCATCGGGGCCGAAACGCTGGGGGCCGAAATAGTTGGGCACACCGTGCCGGCACAACCACGCCCAGCGCTCGTCCAGCCCGGGCGAGGTCGTGACCTCTCCGGTCAGCCGCAACCGAAAGCGATTGCCACGATGCGCGCCGCGTTTCAGTTTACGCGGATGCCGATGGGTCTCCAGCAGCGTCAGGGGCTGCCCCGCCAGGCGCGCCGGCAGGTCGGCCGGCATCTCGCGACCGGGCAGATGGACCGAGAACCACTGCCGGGTCACGGCAACGCGGTCCTTCAGGCCCGCATAGCCGATCGCGCGAGGCGCGACCTCGCAGGCCCGCGCCAGCTCCCGCGCCACCATGGCGGTGGTCATGTCGCGCTTCTCGACCCATAGCCAGAGATGCTCCCCCTGCCCTTCCGGCGCGAAGCCGAGGACTTCCTCCACCTGGAAATCCTCGGGGCGTGCCCGGTAGGCTCCGGGACAAGGCGGACCGAAACGGGCATCGAGGGCCCGCGGCCAGCGTGGCGGCCAGGCGGGACGCGTCTCAGTCATGCGCGCGCTCCGTCAGCAGAACCACCGCCTCGGCGGCCACGCCTTCTCCACGGCCGGTGAAGCCGAGCCGCTCGGTGGTGGTCGCCTTGACGTTGACCGCATCGCGCTCGATTCCCAGGTCCTCGGCGACATGGGTGACCATGGCGTCGATATGCGGCGCCATGCGTGGCGCCTGGGCGATCACCGTGGCATCCAGGTTGCCGACCTGCCAGCCCCGCTCGGCGACCAGCGCCATCACATGGCGCAGCAGCGCTCGGCTGTCGGCACCGGCCCAGGTCGGGTCGTCATCCGGGAAATGGCGGCCGATATCGCCCAGGGCGCAGGCGCCGAGCAGGGCATCGCAGACCGCGTGCAACAGGACGTCGCCATCCGAGTGGGCAACGAAGCCATGCGAGTGGGGAATGGCGACACCGCCGATCTTCAGGTGGTCACCTTCGCCGAAGCGGTGCACATCGAAACCGTGGCCGATTCGCATCATGATGTCAGCGGCACTCCTCATGGCCGGTTGGAACCGTCCCCGACGCCTGGGCGGCCAGGATCTGCCCGGCCAGGGCCAGGTCTTCGGGATGGGTGATCTTGAGATTGTCGCGACGCCCGGGGACCAGTCGCGGCGACAGCCCCAGGGCTTCCACCGCCGAGGCCTCGTCGGTCACCGCCACGCCTTCGGCATGCGCGCGTGCCAGGGCTCGGCGCAGCACCCCCAGGCGAAACCCCTGGGGCGTCAGGGCATGCCACAGGCCGGCACGCTCCTCGGTGTGCGCTACCCGGCCGGCAGCGTCGTCGCGCTTCATGGTGTCGGCCACCGGTGCGGCCAGCAGGCCACCGACGGGATCGTCGCGTACCACGGCGAACAGCCGCGCCAGGTCGGAGGCATCCACGCAGGGGCG contains these protein-coding regions:
- the truD gene encoding tRNA pseudouridine(13) synthase TruD, translating into MTETRPAWPPRWPRALDARFGPPCPGAYRARPEDFQVEEVLGFAPEGQGEHLWLWVEKRDMTTAMVARELARACEVAPRAIGYAGLKDRVAVTRQWFSVHLPGREMPADLPARLAGQPLTLLETHRHPRKLKRGAHRGNRFRLRLTGEVTTSPGLDERWAWLCRHGVPNYFGPQRFGPDGRNLHRAASLLARGWRKRDDPQGMLLSAARSYLFNVQLAARIERDSWGSPLEGEAVILEGSSSQFVIERLDEELRDRAARLDIHPSGVLWGCGESVAREAALAFERDALAAHQPLCEGLERAGARMARRPLRLRLASPGLERDAEGAIWLSFELPPGAYATSVLRELIDHPTLNFQPSPSGDDERGASDAPTAAVQ
- a CDS encoding protein-L-isoaspartate(D-aspartate) O-methyltransferase, which encodes MHSPDFRPALLQGIGMTSQRTRNRMVERLAYQGIRDQRVLEVMTRAPRHLFLDEALSHRAYEDTSLPIGHGQTLSRPWIVARMSELVVQAEPSRVLEVGTGSGYQTLILARLVEELWSVERINALHRRAGERLRLLAADNVQLRLADGGHGWPEAAPFDVILLTACASEMPMPLLAQLADGGVMIAPVADKGGRQWLVRVRRNGNQFERERLEPVRFVPLLEGVIR
- the ispD gene encoding 2-C-methyl-D-erythritol 4-phosphate cytidylyltransferase, giving the protein MPTPWLVVPAAGCGRRMGADRPKQYLTLGGQTVLAHTLSRLHAAFPEARLCLCLDAEDDHFDPAWVPFSDWRRVDGGAERVDSVVNALEAIVAEGADDQALVLVHDVARPCVDASDLARLFAVVRDDPVGGLLAAPVADTMKRDDAAGRVAHTEERAGLWHALTPQGFRLGVLRRALARAHAEGVAVTDEASAVEALGLSPRLVPGRRDNLKITHPEDLALAGQILAAQASGTVPTGHEECR
- the surE gene encoding 5'/3'-nucleotidase SurE; this encodes MRRLLLSNDDGVHAPGLRALHDALVSHARLRVVAPDRDKSGASNSLTLTRPLALSALENGFYSVDGTPADCVYLGVNGVWAERPDLVISGINHGGNLGDDVLYSGTVAAAMEGRNLGMTAIAMSLVGRHHFDTAGRVAASLVGAADQLSLPPRSLLNVNVPDLAWEELRGFRVTRMGYRGPAARPLEVEDPRGHKRYWIAPVGENADDGPDTDFAAVEAGFVSITPLQTDLTRHAARDDVQDWLNALT
- the ispF gene encoding 2-C-methyl-D-erythritol 2,4-cyclodiphosphate synthase, with the protein product MRIGHGFDVHRFGEGDHLKIGGVAIPHSHGFVAHSDGDVLLHAVCDALLGACALGDIGRHFPDDDPTWAGADSRALLRHVMALVAERGWQVGNLDATVIAQAPRMAPHIDAMVTHVAEDLGIERDAVNVKATTTERLGFTGRGEGVAAEAVVLLTERAHD